One stretch of Armigeres subalbatus isolate Guangzhou_Male chromosome 2, GZ_Asu_2, whole genome shotgun sequence DNA includes these proteins:
- the LOC134217865 gene encoding uncharacterized protein LOC134217865, producing the protein MGCFGGNKSTKKTPSPTQNKQCQKKPWSKDEWKVHGRYFSQLSTPKKNYAEEKLYNTPKQQKVPLSILKHRVEKLSKPKTITVAKHDCPLAPNKCHCHIADPIRKVPNQAKNYVPTHRINALSQPKLDYQEVIRCFPMQRVMCLNKSILTPRSSYRVKKLAMPKYQYLCTPDTNPFGVKPEALVARATPRTVMLAQPKSFSWTN; encoded by the exons ATGGGCTGTTTCGGAGGCAACAAGTCTACTAAGAAAACTCCTTCCCCTACTCAAAATAAGCAATGCCAAAAAAAGCCATGGTCCAAAGATGAATGGAAAGTACACGGTCGGTATTTCTCCCAACTTTCTACACCAAAAAAGAATTATGCCGAGGAAAAACTATATAACACTCCG AAACAACAAAAAGTGCCTCTAAGCATTTTGAAGCATCGAGTGGAGAAATTGTCCAAACCGAAAACAATAACCGTCGCCAAGCACGACTGCCCATTGGCTCCCAACAAATGTCATTGCCACATCGCCGATCCCATCCGAAAGGTGCCAAACCAGGCCAAAAACTATGTCCCCACTCATCGAATCAACGCGCTGAGCCAACCCAAGTTGGACTATCAGGAAGTGATTCGCTGTTTTCCGATGCAACGGGTAATGTGTCTCAACAAGAGTATCCTAACGCCCCGTTCCAGCTACCGAGTCAAGAAACTCGCCATGCCAAAGTATCAGTACCTGTGTACGCCCGATACCAATCCGTTCGGTGTGAAACCGGAAGCCCTGGTTGCCAGGGCCACTCCCCGCACGGTGATGCTGGCCCAGCCGAAAAGTTTCTCTTGGACGAATTGA